CTTACTTGTGCCGCATCGTTGACATGCTGCATATGGGTTTTATTGATGAAGCACTCTTTGGAAAAGAAGTCGTTGATCGATTGCCAAAACTGATTAAAGAATGGACAAAGAACTTAAAGTAGGTTGAAAGGGGCAGGGAACGGGTTATTCATCTAACAATTGCCATTGTGAAAAAAACCATTTTCCTATATGGGTTGGCACTCGCACTCCTCATTTTTGCCCTTAGGTTTATTGAGTACCGCTTTCTGGTCCGAGATTTAACGCTGGAATTTTACGTGGGCTTGGTGGCCATATTGTTTGCGGGACTGGGAATCTGGATAGGGCTGAGGCTCACGCGGAAGGAGGTAGTGGTGGTCAATCCTGAATTTAAATTCAATGAAAAGGAACAATCCCAACGGAATATCAGCAAGCGTGAATTGGAGGTACTGGAGCTTATGGCACAAGGGTTGGCCAACCAGGAGATAGCGGATAAATTGTTCGTTTCCATCAATACGGTGAAGACC
The nucleotide sequence above comes from Flammeovirgaceae bacterium. Encoded proteins:
- a CDS encoding response regulator transcription factor; its protein translation is MKKTIFLYGLALALLIFALRFIEYRFLVRDLTLEFYVGLVAILFAGLGIWIGLRLTRKEVVVVNPEFKFNEKEQSQRNISKRELEVLELMAQGLANQEIADKLFVSINTVKTHSSNLFSKLEVGRRTQAIKKAKGLGLIP